The proteins below are encoded in one region of Deltaproteobacteria bacterium:
- a CDS encoding proline/glycine betaine ABC transporter permease, with product MSTFRIPVGEGIETGIDFLVTHLSFITKASADVVETVLGAMEQGLLTIPIPGFIALAILGIWLTTKDRKLCLGSALGLALIWNMGLWSATISTIALVVVATLCAILIGVPLGICAAISSGMYKTVMPVLDVMQTMPAFVYLIPAIPFFGLGKTAAIFSTVIFSMPPAIRFTCLGIRQIPPELVECSTAFGATRMQRLFKLDLPLAAPTIMAGVNQTVMLALSMVVIASMIGAKGLGGEVWKAIQRLQMGRGFEAGIAIVIVAMILDRVLQKLGTPKQKK from the coding sequence ATGAGCACCTTCAGAATTCCCGTGGGCGAAGGCATCGAGACCGGCATTGATTTTCTGGTCACGCACCTGTCCTTCATCACCAAGGCCAGCGCCGACGTGGTCGAAACCGTCCTCGGCGCCATGGAACAAGGCCTGCTGACCATTCCGATTCCCGGCTTCATCGCCCTGGCGATCCTGGGAATCTGGCTGACGACCAAGGACCGCAAACTCTGCCTGGGCAGCGCCCTGGGTCTGGCCCTGATCTGGAACATGGGCCTGTGGTCGGCCACGATCAGCACCATCGCCCTGGTCGTTGTCGCGACCTTGTGCGCCATCCTCATCGGCGTGCCCCTGGGCATCTGCGCGGCCATCAGCAGCGGCATGTACAAAACGGTCATGCCCGTGCTCGATGTCATGCAGACCATGCCGGCCTTTGTTTACCTCATTCCGGCCATTCCCTTTTTCGGCCTGGGCAAGACCGCGGCCATCTTCTCGACCGTGATCTTTTCCATGCCGCCGGCCATTCGTTTCACCTGCCTGGGCATCCGGCAAATTCCACCCGAGCTGGTCGAATGCTCCACGGCTTTCGGCGCGACGCGCATGCAACGTCTGTTCAAGCTGGATCTGCCCCTGGCCGCGCCGACCATCATGGCCGGCGTCAACCAGACCGTGATGCTGGCCCTGTCCATGGTCGTCATTGCCTCCATGATCGGCGCCAAGGGCCTGGGCGGCGAGGTCTGGAAAGCCATCCAGCGCCTGCAGATGGGGCGTGGGTTCGAGGCCGGCATCGCCATCGTCATCGTGGCCATGATCCTGGATCGGGTGCTCCAGAAACTGGGCACTCCCAAACAAAAAAAATAA